The following nucleotide sequence is from Ornithorhynchus anatinus isolate Pmale09 chromosome Y5, mOrnAna1.pri.v4, whole genome shotgun sequence.
TTGCAGCTGGTGAAAAGAAACTTTAGACAATGAAACATTTGCATCCCAAACCAACAGTTATACAGAGCATAATGTATCTTAATGTATCAATGGATGGGGATTGGAGTGGGATtgtgtatagagagagagaagcaaagaaTAATCAGTCAAGAAGGACTTTATTTGGAAGGACAGACAGTCATTATGATAAGTGCTGGTTCATTATGAGAAGTGCTGGTTGGGGGCTTGTTGGatatcagcaataataataataattgtggtatttgtaaagctcttctGGGTATCAGATACTATACTAAGATTTGCTGggtatataagcaaattgggttggacacagtccatttcacagtgtgctcatggtcttaatccccacattcaTTGTGAGCTGGGACTATGTTATATTATACTATGTTTTACTCTTcgaagtgcatagtacagtgccctacacatagcaggcactgaataaaagccactgatattactgatgatgtaactgaggcaccgagaaattaagtgacttgcccaagttcacatagcaattagcagagctgggattagaacccaagcgctTCTGACTCCAAAAACCATGCCCTACCTTCTAGGTGCAAATATGCTTAAAGGGAACAACATTTTGTGCAGAAGCAAGAATTGGTTTAAAAGACACATGAAAGTCATGTATGAAAGTAGATGATCAGAATAGTGAACAGATCTAGATAAACAAAAGTCCTCTTTAATTTATACTGTTTAAGTAGGTCATCACAATTTGCAGCCATCGTCTCCAGTGCCCAGATAGTATTCGGCACAAAACTGGTGTTTTACTGATGCTTCGGAGGGAGGCCAATGCAGGCGATTTCCTAGCAATTAATTCTCAAAAACTGGAAATGGTAGAAAGTCATACTTATTTGCCAATTCTTTCTCACATATAACCCGGCCTTCAGGTTGCCTAGGGCGGGGAGACGTCAGATCTTCAGAATAATTAATAGATCCatggaaaaagaaaacagaacactACTATTATTGTCTTTCCCGCCTGTCCACTTCCAACCCATTTATCCTTCTATCGTATTTTCGGTGTTAAACTCTTTCTCTGTGGTCACAGCCGGTATCACAGACGCCAGGCAGCCCGCCGCCGAACTCGGGCCGCAGGCAAGACTACTCTGACAGGCAGAGTGAAGAGACCCTCCCATTCTGCATGTACACTTTGCAAAGATTTAGAAGAGTGACTCCATAAACCATTGCTTAACGCAATCACCTCGGAGGATCACACTTCATTGACACATCGTAGATCTTCTGAGTCCAGAAAAAAGAGTCGGAAGCCCAGGAAGTTTGAGTCACGCGAAGTGACGCTAAgtcgcttccccctcccctccctccgttcccccttctcccccctcccccgccggaaGTTGACCCGGACGCAAAAGACGGTGAAGCGGAAACGGGTATTGCGAGGGTCTTCTACTGCCGCACCCTGTGGACGGGAGGTGCCAACAGTCTCTGCTTACTGAAGGTATTCACTGGTGACTGGTGCTGCGGATTTCACTTCAGAACAGAAGGAAACCTGGGTGGACAATCTCTACGGACCACTGCAATGCCGGGCTTCACATGCTGCGTGCCGGGTTGCTACAATAATTCACATCGGGACAAGACGCTACACTTCTACACTTTTCCCAAAGACGCCGAGTTGCGACGCCTGTGGCTTAAGAACGTTTCCCGTGCAGGGGTTAACGGCTGCTTTTCTACCTTTCAGCCTACCACGGGCCATCGCCTGTGCAGTGTCCATTTCCAGGGCGGTCGTAAAACTTACTCAGTGCGGATACCCACCATCTTCCCTCTGCGCGGTGTCAGTGAGCGCAAGTCCACCTGCCGGCCTGGGCCTGAGGGATCCTGTTCTGCCGGAACCTCCCCCagcagaaggcaaaggcagaagcAGCTGCAGGAACCTAAACTGCAACCCTTGGTCCCTACCCCAGCGGGTGTTCTCCTAACCCTTAAGACAGCTGTGAAAGATAGCCAGACACCCGTAGCCCCACCCCTGCTGATGGGTGGCAACAAAAAGTCGGTAGATATAACTGGGAAGACGGGATTCACGGCACTTGACGGTGCCCCTGAAGCTGGGCCAGACATGGATCATTCGTCGATCAACACCACTGAGGCTAATTGTTCAGCCGCGGGAGTCCGATTTATGGTAGAGAAAGAGGAAGGCTTCCAGCACATGACTTCTGACCACTCATACTCGCTATCTTCGTGCACAACGGAGGAAGAGTTGCTGCATAAGCTGAACGAGCAACGGGATATCCTGGCTTTAATGGAAGTGAAGATGAAGGAGATGAAGGATATCATCCGTCAATTAAGACTCACAGAAGCCAATCTCCGCGAAGAGCTCCGGGAGAAGGACAGGCTGCTTGCCATGGCCGTCAACTGTAAATAGCACGGTATGTGAAGAAAACACTCGCTCCTGAGCTTCGTGACCCCACCAGATACTTTGGGGTCCCGGTTTCTGTCGTCAGCGGAATCCCAGGCATAGTTGAGATGGCTGGACATCTGGCCTGACATTGCCCTCTGTTATTTACCTAGCATCGAAACCCTGGGCCTTCCGTACACTTGATCCTCCAACTCCTCCACCCTCCACTGTTGAAAATAACTCAGCTAAGTTAGGCATCCCTAGGCTACGAGTTCAGTCCAAGGAGGCAGTATGTGGGAGACTTTGTGCCCTCAGGCCAGGACTTAGATAGCAAGACAACCTATCCTGATCTCTCTAGCAAGGTCTAGAGAGCTTATGTTTAGTATTCTCCCAGATTTTGAGGAATCCTCAAAAGAAGCAAAGTTGGATTGAGGGCCCAGCATTGGGTTCAGCTCTTTCAGGCCTTAACCTCACCTCTTTCTgtaccctttccctctcttcttctatcATAGAAATGTAAGACATTCAAGAGACGCTGCGATAGAGTGAAACATTTTGATTGAGTGGAACATTTTAGACTTGGACTATCCCCTTAATCTTGGATATTCTTCCAGGAATCACCCGAAATTCCTTTTGACAGCTTTTTGGCTGATAGAAGCCCTGATCTTCCAGGGAGGTGAGCTTGAAACAGAAACTTTGTTAATATTTTCTACTTGTTACAAAGGTTGTCTTCCCAGTTAAAATTATACTTTTCACTTTGTTGGCAAAATGAGTTAAAACAGGAAAACATATGTTCTGTATGTGACCTTGTTCCTAGTGCTTATCTTAATAAACCGGAAAGGGCTTGACTGGTTTGGAGCAATTAAAGGAAATCTGTGAAAATCTGAGCAAGTATATTCCTGTCTTATGCGGGTGTCATGGGCTATAAGGCTAGATGGAATGACCACTGTATATTTAGAGTTAGGTTATAAGATTCccatagtgaagcagcgtggtctagtggacctGAGCATGGGCCAGAAAGTCAGAGGGAtgtgggttccaaacctggctctgccacttatctacagtgtgacattgggcaagtcatttagcttctctaagcttcagttgtgtcgtctgtaaaataggattaagtgtgtgagcctcatgtgggacaaaaatTATGTCCACcctgagtactctcccaagcacttggaacagtattgtgtacatagtaagtgctcaatcaatccatttgactaactgactgattgatttaaattagAGTAAGAACAGTGTGACAGCCAAAGGTTTTTACCAACAGAACGCATTTATACCAGAGTGTGGTGCTAGTGCTGTTTTTTATCATATAATattaattctactactactaccactactactacttgtaataactgtggtgttatgTGCATACTATattccaggaactctactaagtgctgggataggtataagttaatcatgttggacagagtccaagtcACACAAAGAGCTCGcagttttaattgccattttacaaatgaggtaactgtggcacaaagaatgaagtgacttgcccagggaaacATAAGCAACCATGTTcacttgaaatttatcctttcctgccttaactctactctctcctctgtcaggcaaaactacttttcttcccacaTTGACACCCTTGCCCTTCAtctccgccaattgttctggacatttaactttttcctcaggccctctgtacttccccctcctccaacacTCACCCCCAACaacctacttcattatgaaaattaacaccatcagttctgagctctccaaaatcagccctcccccttcttcatccccccggctttcaaccctctcccctactttcccattcttcccagcagtatcttcagaggaaatctgtctcctcgcaagtgccccctcaacctgtgcttcggaccccattcccgttataaaaactatcgccccttctctccttccctccttaacttgaatctttaaccactcacactcctacagcttcttcccctctgccttcaaacatgcccatgtttcccccatcctaaaaaagccctctcttgaccccaattccccttccagttaccctcctatttccctcctatccttcctttccaaactcccagaatgagtcatctaccCTCGCTACCTTGAATTCTTCGActccaattttctcctggaccccctccaatctggcttccctgtcctctactccaccaaaactgccctttcaaaggtcacccttgaactccttgtcaaatccaatggctcctactctatcctagtcctcctcgacctctcagctgcctttgacactgtcagccATGCCCTTCTCCACACtttttctcaccttggctttacagactctgtcttctcctggttctcctcttatctctctggctgtacattcttggtctccttcgcgggctcctcctccccctcccatccactaactgtagaggttccACAAGGGTCAGTtcatggccctcttctgttctccatttattctcactcccttggtgaactcattcgctccctcggCTTCAACTCTCAACTCTAtggagatgacacccaaatctacatctcctcccctgttctcgccccttccctccaggcttgtatctcctcctgccttcaggatgtctccacctcgatgtctgcccaccatctaaaactcagcttgtctaaaactgagctccttatcttccctcccaaaccctgtcatctccctgatttccctgtcaccaTGGACGGCCcgaccatccttcctttctcacaatgctgaaatcctggcattatccttgactcttctctctcattcaaccaacatattcaatctgtcaccaaatcctgttggttgcatcttcacaacatcgctacaatctgccctttccttcctattcaaactgctactgtgttaatgcagtcactcaaactatcctgcctagattactgcatcagcctccttattgacttcccagcctcctgtctctccccacaccaatccatacttcaccccACTGCCCGGAtatctttctacaaaatgttcaggacatgtcattccCCCTCTCCTTAAAAATCGCCTATGTACCTgcacatcaaacgaaaactcctcaccactgactttaaagtcctccatcatcttgctccctcctacctcacctctcttctttccttctacatcctagccccCATACTTTGTTCCCCTAGTGCTAACCTCATTGTACCTTTAACTCActtgtcttgccgctgacccttgGCCCCCGGCCTACCTTTGGCCTAGAAcgtcttccctccccaaatctgacaggcagttactctcctccccttcaaagccttgtcaaGGGTACAtccactccaagaggccttcccagtctaagccccacctttcctcatgtctcactcccttctctgtcgccctgACTAGCTTCCTTTTCTGCTATTCTCCCATCTTCTATTcgatcccctctaatctggcttcttcccccttcactccattcattcattcatttagtcattcagtcatttatcatcttccctcccaagcctggtcctctccctgacttccgtatcaccgtggatggtatgaccatccttcccatctctcaggcccgcaaccttggtgtcatctttgactcggctctctcgttcaccccacatatccaatccgtcaccaaaacctgccagtctcacctttataatattgccaagatcctccctttcctctacacccaaacagctatcttactgctacaggctctcgtaatatcccagctagattactctgtcagcctgctctctgatctccctcctcctctctctccccactccagtgtattcttcactccgctgcccggctcatcttcctgcagaaacactctgggcatgtcactccccttcttaaaaacctccagtagttgcctatcaacctccacacaaaacaaaaacttatcactctaggcttcaaggctctccatcaccttgccccctccatctctcccttctctctttctactgcccaccccacacgctccgctcctctgccgcccacctccttaccgtcccccgttcttgcctatcctgccgtcgtctcctgggccacatcctctcgtggtcctggaatgccctccctcctcacttccgccaaactaattctcattccctcttcacaaccctacttagatctccccttttccctctgctccctctacccccccttcacttctcccccgctaaccctcttctccctcctctccctcttctccttcccctctcccgtcccatcccctcagcactgtactcgtccactcaattgtatatatcttcaattccctatttattttgttaatgagatgtacatcaccttgatcctatttatttgctattgttttaatgagatgttcttccccttgactctatttattgccattgttcttgtctctctgttcccccgattagactgtaagcccatcaaagggcagggactgtctctatctgttgccgatttgtacattccaagctcttagtacagtgctctgcacatagtaagcgctcaataaatactatggaatgaatgaatgaatcgagcacttattatgtgcagagcactaccaagcacttgggagagtacaacaatgagtagacacattccctgttcacaatgagcttacagttttgcgggagtggggtggggaatgacagcgagacagacattaatataaataaattacaggtatgtatgtaagtgctgtggggctggggaagagaaaaaacaaagggagcaagtcagggtaatgcagaagaaagtgggaaaaaaagaaagggggaatTTAGGAAAGACttaggaggaaatgtgccttcattaaggctttgaagaggggagagtaattgtcagatataaaaagcaagggcattccaggccagtgacaggatttaggtgagaggtcagcagtgccTAGACGAGgtagaggcccagggagaaggttagcatagaGAGAAGTATGTggcctggattatagtaggagagtagcgaagtgaggtgagaggggagcaaggtgattgagtgcttcaaagacaatggtgaggagattctgtttaATATAGAAGTAGAGGAgcaccactggagtgttttgaggactGAGGAAACATGTCTTGAACATGTTTGTAGAGAAATAATCcaagcagaagagtgaaatatggactggagtggtaggtcagcaaggaagctgatgtggTAATCTAGGCTtcataggatgagagattgtattaacatggaagcagtttggatggagggctgattttagcaatgtgaaggtgaaactgacaaTTCAGTgatgtctcctccactctagactataagctcattgtgagcaggaatgttattgcttattgttgtagcatactttcccaagcgcttagtacagtgctttgcacacattaaataataaatacaattgaatgaatgaatgtgggttgACAGaattcaaggaaaatgccaaggatatgggcttgttagagggaaggatgatggtaccttcgacagtgatgggaaactcacagggaggacagtgtttgggtgggaagataaggaggttctgttgtggacatgctaagcttgaggtgatgggaggacatccacatagagatgtcttcaaagcaggaggaaatgcaagactggagggagagaaagagagatcagggctggagatgtagattggggcttcatccacatagagatggtagttgaagccatgggaataaatgagttttccaagggagtgggggtagatgaaaaatagaaggggaacctgaaatgagccttgagggacctccacagtagggggtagaaggcaaaggaggagcccatgaaggagactaaaAGGTAAGGGAGATAAGTGGAGAACAaaaaggatagtgtcagtgaagccaaggttggataatgtttccagcagaagtgggtggtcgacagtgttgaaggcagcagagaggtcgaggaagattagggccTTTGGATTTGTCAAGTTGGATGTCATTGGCGATCTTGGAAAGaatggtttaataatgttggtatttgttaagtgcttaccatgtgccgagcactgtcctaagtgctggagtagacacgggaatcaggtcgtcccacgtggagctcacagtcttcatccccactttacagatgaggtaactgaggcccagagaagtgaagtgacttgcccacagtcacacagctgacaagtggccaagctgggattcgaagtcatgacctctgactccaaagcccgggctctttccacggagccacgctgcttctctagccatgctgtttctgtggagtgaaaggggatgGAGGTCAGTTTGaagggggttaaggagagaattggaggagaagaatttgagacagcaggggtggacaacttgctcaaggattttggagaggaatgttggaTGGAGATGGGACAGTAAGTGGAGGGAATTGTGGattcaaaggagggtttttttaggatagaggagacagggacatgtttgagagcagtgggggaaaagccatTAGAGAGgtaacagttgaaaatggctgttaatgagggaagaagggagagggcaagtgttttgataaggtgcgaaagaAGGGGGTTGGATGCATGGGTAGcagggttggattttgagaggaacTAGGAGATTTGTAGAGATACTGCTTGGAagaatgggagaattgaagagggagcaggagaaaggagggactgaggagggatgGGAGGTTTTAGGGACCTCACTCCTGATAGtatcaattttcttaatgaataGGTGGCCAAGTCAGTGGGGGCAAAGGAAGGGGTAGGCCGGGGAACAGGAggtctgaggagggaattaaatgtctggaacagctggcaagGGCTACGAGCATCGCTGTCAATAAGGGTCAATAAtcaattttgccaggcagaggagagggcagagttaaagcacgcaaggataaacttgataTGAACAAAGTcaacctgatatttagatttccactagagtgctctgcagcttTTGCGCAAGAGCGAAGAGGTGGACTGTGCAGGGCGATCCAGGGCTAtggattagtggtatgagatGAATGATGGCATAGGGGAGTTAGTGAGTTGAGGTCAATAGAAGGGGAGTGTTGAGAGTATTGATTTGGCCATCAAGGAAAGGCTGTTTGGATGTGGAGCCTAAGTGGGGCATAAtgagttgagaaaactggatgaggtcaaaagattggaggtctctgtaggggaacagaacagatttatggggaggagatttgtgggagagtagagaagtgagGAGGTCATGGTCATATAGAGGGAGTTGGCTTagttagagattgtacagtggctagagatgatgagatcgagtatgtccaagttggtgagttgaTGAGGtgaagtggagcaggaggtcactggagttaaggagtgatagaaagcagtCAACAGAAGGGTCATCTGAAATATCTATATGGATATTGAAGGCTTCAGGGATCAATGTAGGCACAGAGAAAGATAAAATGTGAGAAGGGGATCAAAATAGTTAAAATAGTtggaggattattcattcattcattcatatttatttagcccttactgtttgcagagcactgtactaagcacttggaaagtacaatacagatatagagataatccctgcccacaacaggcttacagtctctagacatcgagacgggggagacagacatcaaaacaagtaattaggcatcaatataaataaatagaattgtagatatatacttaagttctGTAGAGTAGGGAGAGtgagggaagagcaaggggagcgagtCAAGAAGatgctgaaggaagggggagctgaggaaaagggggcttagtctgggaggaggtgcaccttcggtaaggttttgaagcagtgATTGAGGTATTTGAGGaaagagggtattccaggccaaaggcaggacacgggccaggattggcagtgagataggtgagatagaggcacagtgagaaggttagcaccagaagagcagagtttgtgggctgggatgtagaaggagagaacggagttgaggtaggagggtgcaagaagATCAagagctttaaagacaatagtgaggaatttttgagagtttgggagggaagataaggagctctgttttggatacttgtattttaggtggtgggagtacatccaagtagagatgtcctgaaggcaggaggctatgcaagcctggagggagggaaagagaaaaggggaagcaatatagatttgggtgtcatccgtgtagagatggtagttgaagccgtgagagcaagtGAGttaaccaagggagtgagtgtaggtgggACCTGGGAAGCAGTAGTTTACCAATAttggaatctggagtgggtgttagaggcagatgatatgggttttgaaggaagggaaagaaagggatggggaaggtggaatggTATGAAAACGGTGAGAAGGAATCCCataccttctcctttcccagtgagtctgagggagtgggaaaagatgatgCCCCCTTTGGAGACAGCAACAGAGGAGATGTGGCATCTGGGGAAAGCCAGGTTTCAGTAATGGCGAGGAGGAGGCTGGAAATAGATCTCTGAAATGTAACCAGTGGCCTTTTTCATGCAAAATCTGTCGGCCTCTACTCtaccctcctagacctctcagctgctttctacACTGTATAGCACCCACTTCTTGAGAcaatccaatcttggcttcactgacactgccc
It contains:
- the LOC114808768 gene encoding THAP domain-containing protein 11 isoform X1; the protein is MPGFTCCVPGCYNNSHRDKTLHFYTFPKDAELRRLWLKNVSRAGVNGCFSTFQPTTGHRLCSVHFQGGRKTYSVRIPTIFPLRGVSERKSTCRPGPEGSCSAGTSPSRRQRQKQLQEPKLQPLVPTPAGVLLTLKTAVKDSQTPVAPPLLMGGNKKSVDITGKTGFTALDGAPEAGPDMDHSSINTTEANCSAAGVRFMVEKEEGFQHMTSDHSYSLSSCTTEEELLHKLNEQRDILALMEVKMKEMKDIIRQLRLTEANLREELREKDRLLAMAVNCK